From the genome of Rana temporaria chromosome 8, aRanTem1.1, whole genome shotgun sequence:
ccttccgaaaatatccgagggggcctcggcactttacggcgcctgcgcagtcagctctacacggcaggcgcaggcgccgtatagagccgagtccccgtcggatattttcggaaggcgatgatgcgctttacccgcacgtcaatcgtctcctgggaggatcaacactcactcccaggagacattgcgcagagctccccgtcggggaaaaggagcaacacgcccactccccgcaaggaagaagatctggaagtgcggctgaagacaggtaagtgtacacatttaaaaaaaaaaagtaaaggtaaaaagttcattttgagggtgaacctccgctttaaggcaggcgtcccaatacttttgacaatatggtATAGGATAAAATGTTTCTAAAAAAATAATGGTCAAATCGTTCACCTGGCAATaaatattaaagttttttttcttaaataataaagtattttttttcttaaatctgATGTAAATTGCTGtaggaaaataaaatgtttcctttttcttttttctcctttttgttaTATCAGTGTTGAATTGTGCTGACAGGCCCGCCCAagactagggcccggattcagtaacaattgagctttttttacggaggcgcagggcaacatttttgccctgcgcccccgcaatttttttgcgctgccctcgattcacggagcagaagctccgtaaattgcgtgggcgctcgggcaaaatgcccggcgtaagcgcgcgcaatttaaatgatcccgtagggggcgtggatcatttaaattaggcacgttcccgcaccgagcgtagagcgcattctccgtcgggaaacgttcccgacgtgcattgcggcaaatgacgtcgcaaggacgtcattttcttcaaagtgaacgtgaatggcgtccagcgccattcacgattcacttacgccgatgggtatacgtaacattgcccctgctaatagcaggggcagccttacgcgaaaaccgccgtacggaaacgacgtaaattgcgtacgcagggctctcataacgttgtgaatcggcgttagtatgcaatttgcatactatacgctgagcacaacgagaacgccacctagcggccatcgcaagaatgcagcctaagatatgcgggcataagagccttatgccgcgcatatcttaggctgcagtcggcgtaacaaggttcctgaatcaggagcattcgttacgccgggggcaagtaagcaattgcgctgcgtaacttatggttacacaggcgcaattgcttcttgaatccaggcctagGTGTCCAGAGCATAAAGCCGCGTAcaaacgaccatttttcatgtcatggaaaaaaacgacgtttttctcgatgtgattcttgtcaagcctgccttgcatacacacgatcgtgaaaaaaaaaatgacgtacaacacgtacgacggcgctataaaggggaagttccattagattggcgacacccttttgcctgattatgcaaatttcccttctcataacttgcttctgagcaatgcgcgtttttttccctgtcgttaaagcctacacacgaccgtttttcacgacgacctgaaaaacgacgagatagagcatgttctaaatttttaatggccatttttcacgttgagaaaaatgctctggagcctacacacggtcgtttttaaacaccaatttaaaaaacggcatttttctcgtcatgaaaaacggtcgtgtgtacgtcagtttttttctcgtcgcaaaaaaacagttgtgtgtatgcttttcaatggggaaaaaaaaacgtgcatgctccgaatcaagtatgcagcccaaagggtgccgccatttgaaaggaacttttccctttatagtcccgtcgttacgtgttgtacgtcaccgcgctttggtcggacacGTTTTTTGCattaacgtgtgtatgcaagtcaggctggagaggaatcgcgtcgggaaaaacatcgttttttttttccctgccgagaaaaatggtcgtgtgcatGAGGGCATAAGTTATTATATTTTGTGctattttactttatattttccccacttacttaccgtatttattggggtatagcgcgctcccgcgtatagcgcgcacccctaaagttggccagaaattcctgtggaaaaaaggattttgtacttacagttttggtgtcttgcgcggcgtccatcggcggcctcttcgggtccggcgtccgtctgtggcttcgggtgtcctcttcgtcgggtccacgctgagtttgaatactgcgccggcatataccgagcgcagtacactcgggcaggctcggctactgtcgcgctcacgtcctgtacgtccaggacgtgagcgcgggaggagccgagactgcccgactatacacgagtgtactgcgctcggtatatgccggcgcagtattcaaactcggcgcgggaaagcgggtatcggcgtatatcgcgcacccacgatttgccctgatttttagggcaaaaaagtgcgcagtatacgccgatactctttttactctaatgcctcgtacgcaCGACCAGTTTTTcctacgggaaaactgctatgagagcttctggccgggaatcccggccgcgtgtatgctccatggcagtttttctgatgggaaaactgccggagaaaaaaaaaagagagccggatctcttttttcctgtcaggaaaaaatcctttgtctgtatgcttttccgagggggggaaaaacgtgcatgttcggaaacaatttgtcgcatgctcggaagcatagaacatgtgttgtgccctgggccggtctggatgaaggccccctatgtgatggtgtatgtgtgtgtgtgggggggggggggggcggcgttgaaggacccagccttggggcggcaaagggagtaaatccgggcctgatgaCGTGCGGACTGGAGGACCACCTGAAGTCATTGGAACCAGGGATTACCGTACTGTAGATCCATAGAGAAGCAACGTTATCcccctagaacaggaagtgtgaTAATACTACAGAACATATTCTGCTCTTCTCATCTCCATAacctatggggtagatccacatacaaatagatcggcgcagcgtatgtgagatacgctacgccgctgtaacttacattaggccggttggaatccccaaagaatttgtgccgtaagttacggcggcgtagtgtatctcaagcggcgtaacggcgcggaattcaaatcggcgattagggggcgtgtttcatttaaatgaagaatgcgccgtcgcaaggacgtcatttttttaacatagacgtgacttacgtacattccgattcacggacgacttacgcaaaaataaaataaaaaattcaaattaaacgcgggaacgacggccatacttaacatggcaagtctaactatacgcgacgaaatagcagctttaactatacgccggaaaaagccgactacagacggcgtaaaaaaaattcgccggccgctcgtacgttcgtggatcgtccgaaatagctaatttgcatacccgacgcggaaaacgacgtaaaacgccaccgagcggacgccgaagaattgcatcttagatccgaaggcgtatgaagacgtaaacctgtcggatcaaacccagaagccgtcgtatcttgttttgaggattcaaaacaacgatacgacgcgggaaatttgaaagtacgccggcgtatcagtagatacgccggcgtactcgctctgtggatctacccctatgtgtTCTGTAGTTCATAGGGGAGAACGGGGCAGGCCTTGGGATGACACTGCTGGCAGGATCAATAGGTATTTTTTGCATGGATCgaacagatgtaaaaaaagaaatgtcaTTGGTATATAACAAAGAGATAAACAGATAAAATCATAGCAGCGTAGTATAATAAACAAACAACGAATGACACCACATAGGAACAGTAGAAGAACCCAGTGTGGGATTGCAGACTTTTAATCGAGTCCTAAACGCAATTCTTTACAGATAAGATCGCCCCTCGTTCTTCTGACGgatgacaggtaagtgtccggcATCAACAGTCCTTTTTCCAATGCAGGCtagaaaatgaaagtaaaaagctgattggttgttatgAGGGATGCAGACGAACAACGCCGACTAGCTTTGCATCTCTAGTGAGGCTCCCATGTCGAGAAGAGGCTCCCATGGATGGAACCTGGGCCATGGTTCTTCCTCTTCATCCGGTAGGGAACCCCGAGATCCTGGGCACCGACCTTCCGATCAAGGGGGCTTAAGAAGGATCGTTGGGGTCTACGTGCTAACCCTCCGCTCAAGGGGGCTTCATGTGAATTTGGGGTTTCTATTTGGTAATCCACAGACCAAGGAGGCTAGAGATGAATCCTCAGCTCAAGAGGACTTTGGGGGACCTCTACTTCTACCCAGAGCTTAGCTATGTAAAGAAGTGGtcgccaaactgtggccctttggtggcctttatccggcccttggggcattttTCCActaatacaagacactattcctcccactgataccaatgatgggacactattcctcccactgataccaatgatgggacactatacctcccactgataccaatgatgggacactattcctcccactgataccaatgatgggacactattcctcccattgataccaatgatgggacactattcctcccattgataccaatgatgggcaccattcctcccattaataccaatgatgggacactattcctcccactgacaccaatgatgggacactattcctcccactgacaccaatgatgggacactattcctcccactgataccaatgatgggacactattcttcccactgatgggcactattcctcatacTGATTTCAATGAagagtgctattcctcccacagataccaatgatgggacactattcctcccactgataccaatgatgggacactattcctcccactgataccaatgatgggacactattcctcccactgataccaatgatgggacactattgctcccactgataccaatgatgggacactatttctcccaatgatataatagatggggcacttttcctcctacggataccaatgatgggacactattcctcccagtgataccaatgatgggaccctattcctcgcactgacaccaatgagacactattcctcccattgataccaacgttggggcgctattcctcccactgataccaatgatgggacattattcctcccactgataccaatgatgggacactattgctcccactgataccaatgatgggacactattcctcccactgatgggcactattcctcatacTAATTTCAATGAagagtgctattcctcccactgataccaatgatgggacactattcctcccactgacaccaatgatgggacactattcttcccactgatactaatgatgggacactattcctcctactgataccaatgatgggacactattcctcccactgataccaataatgggacactattcctcccactgacaccaatgatgggacactattcttcccactgatactaatgatgggacaatattcctcctactgataccaatgatgggacactattcctcccactgataccaatgatgggacactattcctcctattgatatcaatgatgggcaccattcctcccattgataccaatgatggggcattattccccccattgataccaatgatgggacactattcattccattgatatcaatgatggggcacgattcctccaattaattccaatgatgggacactattcctcccactgatatcaatgatgggacactattcctcccactgataccaatgatggggcactactcatcccactgatatcaacaatgggcactattcttcccactgataccaatgatgggacactattcctcccattaataccaataatgagacattattcctcccactgataccaatgatggggcacgattcctccaattaattccaatgatgggacactattcctcccactgatatcaatgatgggacactattcctcccactgataccaatgatggggcactactcatcccactgatatcaacgatgggcactattcttcccactgataccaatgatgggacactattcctcccattaataccaataatgagacattattcctcccactgataccaatgatgggacactattcctcccattaataccaatgataagacactattccttccactgatgggacactattcctcccactgataccaataatgagacattattcctcccactgataccaatgatgggacactattcctcccatggatgccaatgatgagacactattcctcccattgatactaatgatgggacactattcatcctattgataccaatgatgggacactattcctcccattgataccaatgatgggcaccattcctcccattgataccaatgatgggacactattcctcccacggataccaatgatgggacacgattcctcccactgacaccaatgagacactattcctcctattgataccaacaatggggcgctattccttccattgatattAATAatcggacattattcctcccactaacgccaatgatggggcattactcCTCCCACTAATTCCAATAacggggcactattactcctactgacaccaatgatggagcactacttctcccactgatacaaatgatggaacactattcctcccactgatatcaatgatgggacacctttcatcccattgataccaatgatgggacactattcctcccattaataccaataatgggacactattcctcccattaataccaatgatgggacactattcctcctattgataccaatgataagacactattcctcccactgatattaatgatggtgcactattcctcccactgataccaatgatggggcactattcctcccattgataccaacaatagggtgctattcctcccattgataccaatgaacagacattattcctcccactaacgccAATGAtgggcagtattcctcccactgacaccaatgatggggcactattcctcccaccaaaaccaatgatagagcactattccttccactgacaccatggCGGGGGGGTGCTAATTATTCCCCCAATACCAAAGATAGATTGGTTACCCCCATTGACGCCAGGGCAATATCTACTTCCAATGACCAATGTCCAGCCCCCCTtaatgtctgaaggacagtaaactggccctttgcttagaaggtttggagacctctgatgtaaaggaaaaGTTGGAGCGCTGACTGATGATGTCATCTTACTGGGAACAGCCAACTAGTCACTCGTTCCAGAATGCAACCAGTCAAGACCTCAACCTCCGGTAAAGTTGAATGATGGAGATGAAGCTTGGGTCTAGGTTAAGCTATGCCTTCAATGAAGGACTATTCTCCGATGTCCTACCACTCGCCGAGTTGGCTTCTCGCGCTACGGCTGGTCGCATTGGTGACTTTTCTGGTGGCAGACGAGAGACGACTTCCAGTTAAAGCTCTTGTCGCAGTCCGTGCATGATAAGAGCTTCTTCCCCGCGTGAACTCTCTGATGCCGAACGAGGCCTGACTTCTGCGCGAAGGACTTTCCGCAATCCGAACACGCGTGTGGCTTCTCCTTGGCATGCGTCTTCCGGTGCTTGACCATATTGGACTTGTATATGAAGCCCTTCCCGCAGTCCGGGCAGGAAAAGAGGTTGTTGGTGTGGATCCTCTGATGCGCGCTGAGGGAAGACTTCGTGGCAAACTGCTCCCCGCACTCCGAACACGagtacggcttttcccccgtgtgcctCCTTTGATGACTAATCAGGCGCGACTTCTGGGCAAACCGCCTACCGCATTCCgtacaggaaaacggcttctctcccgtgtggatGGTCTGATGGATGAGCAGGTTGGTCTTCTGGGCGAAGCACTTCCCGCACTCGGAACACTTGTAAGGCTTCTGATCCATGTGTGTCTTCTGATGGATGACCATGGTGGACTTCGTGGCGAAGCACTTCCCGCACTGCGGGCAGGCGAACGGTTTCTCGCCTGTGTGGGTCTTCTGGTGGCCGAGAAGAGTTGACTTGGATGCAAAGCATTTCCCGCAGTCGGAGCAGGAATACGGTTTCTCTTGCATGTACATTCGCTGGTGTTTGATGAGCGAGAACTTCTGCCGGAAAGACTTCCCGCAATCGGAGCATGAAAAGGCTTTCACGCCGCGGTGGGAGCTCTGATGGTGGACCAGCGAAGCTTTCTGGGTGaagcatttcccacactctgggCA
Proteins encoded in this window:
- the LOC120909378 gene encoding zinc finger protein OZF-like isoform X2, with product MEEEETNPRKDDPCKEKKNPPEISTDGSDHRNTPERCPSPVSSRDSALEDQNTSDEYQDENLITIKVEVKDEEDEKTARGDKPFKEERVPPEISTGRHTRSNLAECSIASPDGDIEDDDITAVTLGEITPNVQPGKRKAVKSLSCAVCGRRFVRRVPLLKHMRAHKLERPYSCSECGKCFVQKVHLVVHQRIHTGLKPYSCPECGKCFTQKASLVHHQSSHRGVKAFSCSDCGKSFRQKFSLIKHQRMYMQEKPYSCSDCGKCFASKSTLLGHQKTHTGEKPFACPQCGKCFATKSTMVIHQKTHMDQKPYKCSECGKCFAQKTNLLIHQTIHTGEKPFSCTECGRRFAQKSRLISHQRRHTGEKPYSCSECGEQFATKSSLSAHQRIHTNNLFSCPDCGKGFIYKSNMVKHRKTHAKEKPHACSDCGKSFAQKSGLVRHQRVHAGKKLLSCTDCDKSFNWKSSLVCHQKSHQCDQP
- the LOC120909378 gene encoding zinc finger protein OZF-like isoform X1, producing MMENWPSRLSPDGSSNGNPPERCPRPLYSRDSTQEHQEIPQEDQKITGDYQTDGLIVVKVEMEEEETNPRKDDPCKEKKNPPEISTDGSDHRNTPERCPSPVSSRDSALEDQNTSDEYQDENLITIKVEVKDEEDEKTARGDKPFKEERVPPEISTGRHTRSNLAECSIASPDGDIEDDDITAVTLGEITPNVQPGKRKAVKSLSCAVCGRRFVRRVPLLKHMRAHKLERPYSCSECGKCFVQKVHLVVHQRIHTGLKPYSCPECGKCFTQKASLVHHQSSHRGVKAFSCSDCGKSFRQKFSLIKHQRMYMQEKPYSCSDCGKCFASKSTLLGHQKTHTGEKPFACPQCGKCFATKSTMVIHQKTHMDQKPYKCSECGKCFAQKTNLLIHQTIHTGEKPFSCTECGRRFAQKSRLISHQRRHTGEKPYSCSECGEQFATKSSLSAHQRIHTNNLFSCPDCGKGFIYKSNMVKHRKTHAKEKPHACSDCGKSFAQKSGLVRHQRVHAGKKLLSCTDCDKSFNWKSSLVCHQKSHQCDQP